A single window of Zootoca vivipara chromosome 17, rZooViv1.1, whole genome shotgun sequence DNA harbors:
- the RTN4R gene encoding reticulon-4 receptor — MWIPYWCQSHRVKWLRGHLRGSKLLILVLCLNFPSEVESCPGACVCYSEPKITISCQQQGLGAVPTEIPIQTQRIFLHSNKITVIRSTSFTSCRNMSILWIHSNNISLIEPGAFYGLDKLEELDLSDNTILRSINPSTFQGLVHLHTLHLDRCGLLELSTGLFRGLFSLQYLYLQDNSLQNLLDDTFLDLANLTYLFLHGNRIKSLSENVFRGLINLDRLLLHQNRVSVIHRRAFHDLGKVMTLYLFNNNLTVLTGETMAPLVSLQYLRLNGNQWVCDCQARSLWDWFKQFKGSSSELECHLPTHLAGRDLKRLQSADLEGCVDSFNQIRTSVFSTKTRTGKLPTADPPLSPHDGGQKCCQPEMDKSFIYEAKAKAGPSSHSSRASSNNPLKDKENIAKTKPQVETDPSKNSSNKQINDSPFGTFPSAVDPPLTNLKPEFLGPIEPSTVPTKKRQGCSKKNKSRSQCRMTAQPTQSTTSRLIPSLSISLLVWSLFWSC, encoded by the exons ATGTGGATCCCGTATTGGTGCCAGTCCCACAGAGTGAAGTGGCTGAGGGGGCATTTGAGAG GAAGCAAACTGCTAATTTTGGTGCTGTGCTTGAACTTCCCGTCGGAAGTGGAATCCTGCCCGGGGGCTTGCGTATGCTACAGCGAACCCAAGATCACTATCAGCTGTCAACAGCAAGGACTTGGAGCCGTCCCCACCGAGATCCCCATCCAGACCCAGCGCATCTTCCTCCACAGCAACAAGATCACCGTGATCCGTTCCACCAGCTTCACCTCCTGCCGGAACATGTCCATTCTCTGGATCCATTCCAACAACATCAGTCTGATCGAACCCGGGGCTTTCTACGGGCTCGACAAGCTggaggagctggacctcagcgacAACACAATCCTGAGGTCCATCAACCCTTCCACCTTCCAAGGCCTTGTCCACCTCCATACCTTGCACCTCGACCGTTGTGGCCTCCTGGAGCTCTCCACGGGGCTCTTCCGGGGGCTATTCTCTCTGCAGTACCTCTACCTGCAGGACAACAGCCTGCAGAACCTCCTGGATGACACCTTTCTGGATCTTGCTAACCTCACCTATCTGTTTTTGCACGGGAACAGAATAAAGAGTTTGTCAGAAAACGTGTTCCGGGGGTTGATCAACCTGGATCGGCTCCTCTTGCATCAGAACCGGGTGAGTGTGATCCACCGTAGGGCTTTCCACGACCTGGGCAAAGTGATGACCTTGTACCTTTTTAATAACAACCTGACGGTGCTGACGGGAGAGACGATGGCTCCCTTGGTCTCCCTCCAGTACCTCCGCTTGAACGGCAACCAGTGGGTTTGCGACTGCCAAGCCCGGTCACTCTGGGATTGGTTCAAGCAGTTCAAAGGGTCTTCATCGGAACTCGAGTGCCACCTGCCCACTCACCTGGCAGGGAGGGACCTCAAACGGCTGCAGAGCGCCGACCTGGAGGGATGCGTCGACTCTTTCAACCAGATCAGAACGAGCGTCTTTAGCACTAAGACCAGGACTGGCAAATTGCCAACCGCCGACCCTCCACTAAGCCCCCACGATGGCGGGCAGAAATGCTGCCAGCCGGAGATGGACAAGTCTTTTATTTATGAAGCCAAAGCCAAGGCAGGCCCATCTTCCCACAGCAGCCGGGCCTCCTCCAACAATCCCCTCAAGGATAAGGAAAACATCGCCAAAACTAAGCCCCAGGTGGAGACAGACCCctccaaaaacagcagcaacaaacagatCAACGACTCCCCGTTTGGGACCTTTCCAAGTGCAGTGGACCCTCCACTGACCAATTTGAAACCTGAGTTCCTAGGCCCCATCGAACCTTCGACAGTCCCAACCAAAAAGAGGCAGGGGTGTTCGAAAAAGAACAAGTCTAGGTCACAGTGTCGCATGACGGCTCAGCCCACGCAAAGTACCACCTCACGGCTAATCCCGAGCCTATCGATCTCTCTGTTGGTGTGGAGTCTATTCTGGTCCTGTTGA